Proteins encoded within one genomic window of Carboxydocella sporoproducens DSM 16521:
- a CDS encoding TlyA family RNA methyltransferase, with translation MSKKRLDALLVEKGFFSSRERAKAAIMAGLVFVQGRKVDKAGEMVAEEVEIKIKGEDFPWVSRGGLKLEKALRVFAFSVKDRVVLDIGASTGGFTDVCLHYGARQVIAVDVGYGQLAWKLRQNPRVLNLERTNIRYLTKEELPLVPERVVIDTSFISLGLVLPRAWELSSADAQVIALVKPQFEAGREKVGKKGVVRDPGVHKEVLEKVTAMAREQGFSILGLDYSPIKGPEGNIEYLLWLGKIETGWSEAEVSHRIEQVIQEAFAGAQ, from the coding sequence ATGAGCAAAAAGCGATTGGATGCCCTTCTGGTTGAGAAGGGCTTTTTTTCCAGCAGGGAAAGGGCTAAGGCGGCCATTATGGCCGGTCTCGTTTTTGTGCAAGGCAGAAAAGTGGATAAAGCCGGGGAAATGGTGGCTGAGGAAGTGGAAATCAAAATTAAAGGGGAGGACTTTCCCTGGGTCAGCCGGGGGGGACTGAAACTGGAAAAGGCCCTGCGGGTCTTTGCCTTTTCTGTAAAAGACCGGGTGGTGCTGGATATCGGGGCCAGTACCGGTGGATTTACCGATGTCTGCCTGCACTATGGAGCTCGCCAGGTGATTGCCGTCGATGTCGGCTATGGGCAGCTGGCCTGGAAACTGCGTCAGAACCCGCGGGTGCTGAATCTGGAGCGCACCAATATCCGCTACTTGACCAAAGAGGAACTACCCCTGGTGCCGGAAAGGGTGGTGATTGATACCAGTTTTATCTCCCTGGGGCTGGTATTGCCCAGGGCCTGGGAGCTCAGCAGCGCTGATGCCCAGGTAATCGCCCTGGTCAAGCCCCAGTTTGAGGCAGGCCGGGAGAAAGTGGGTAAAAAAGGGGTAGTACGGGACCCCGGTGTACATAAGGAAGTGCTGGAGAAGGTAACGGCCATGGCCCGGGAGCAGGGGTTTAGTATCCTGGGGCTGGACTATTCGCCTATTAAGGGTCCGGAAGGAAATATTGAATATCTCCTCTGGCTGGGCAAAATAGAAACTGGATGGAGTGAAGCAGAAGTAAGTCACC
- the dxs gene encoding 1-deoxy-D-xylulose-5-phosphate synthase produces the protein MTTSILSQINGPEDLQGLTLNQLKQLAEEIRRELIEVTSRTGGHLAPNLGVVELTIALHRVFNSPADKIIWDVGHQAYVHKLLTGRRDRFATLRQLGGISGFPKREESPHDIFATGHSSTSISAALGIALARDMKKEDFKVVAVIGDGALTGGMAFEALNHAGHTKTDLIVILNDNEMSIAENVGALSSYLTRMRTDPKYYKGKEEIEYILKRIPNIGPKMLQLANRLKDSVKHLVVPGMLFEELGFTYLGPIPGHDLAALKKVLHDAKALTGPVLVHVITKKGKGYLPAEENPDKFHGTGPFDIATGQSAGGTGPISYTEAFGRELVALGQQDARIVAITAAMPTGTGLYHFAREIPHRFFDVGIAEQHAVTLAAGMATQGLKPVVAIYSTFLQRAYDQVLHDVCLQKLPVVLAMDRAGLVGEDGPTHHGVFDIAYLRSIPNLVLMEPKDENELRHMLYTAIQHDGPIALRYPRGNGIGVPLEQQLRQLPLGKAEVLREGSQGWILALGSLVYDALAAAEELAGEGLDIGVVNMRFVKPLDEDLLHRLVATNTPWLTVENHVLAGGFGSAILEFLHQNGYQRQEVTMLGLPDQFIEHGRVEELKAIYCLNQDGIKASCLEMLAKRQQKTILVAGK, from the coding sequence ATGACCACTTCAATTCTTAGTCAGATCAATGGACCGGAAGATTTGCAGGGATTAACCTTGAACCAGCTAAAACAGCTGGCGGAAGAAATTCGCCGGGAACTGATTGAAGTTACCTCCAGAACGGGAGGACATCTGGCGCCCAATCTGGGGGTTGTGGAGCTGACCATCGCCTTGCACCGTGTGTTCAATTCCCCTGCAGATAAAATTATCTGGGATGTGGGCCACCAGGCTTATGTTCATAAACTGCTAACGGGCCGGCGGGATCGGTTTGCTACTTTGCGTCAGCTGGGGGGAATTTCCGGCTTTCCCAAGCGGGAGGAAAGCCCCCATGACATTTTCGCTACCGGGCACAGTTCCACTTCTATTTCCGCTGCTCTGGGCATTGCCCTGGCCCGGGATATGAAAAAAGAGGATTTTAAAGTGGTGGCTGTAATCGGTGATGGGGCTCTTACCGGAGGTATGGCTTTTGAGGCGTTAAACCATGCCGGACACACCAAAACCGATTTGATTGTGATCTTGAATGATAATGAAATGTCCATTGCTGAAAATGTAGGGGCCCTTTCTTCCTACCTGACCCGCATGCGCACTGACCCCAAGTATTATAAGGGAAAAGAGGAAATTGAATACATATTAAAGCGTATCCCCAATATCGGTCCCAAGATGTTGCAACTGGCTAACCGTCTCAAGGATAGTGTCAAACACCTGGTAGTGCCTGGTATGCTCTTCGAGGAGCTGGGCTTTACCTATCTTGGTCCCATCCCCGGTCATGATCTAGCGGCACTGAAAAAGGTGCTGCATGATGCCAAAGCTTTGACAGGGCCGGTGCTGGTGCATGTGATTACCAAAAAAGGCAAAGGCTATTTGCCGGCAGAGGAGAATCCTGACAAGTTTCATGGCACCGGTCCTTTTGATATAGCTACCGGACAGAGTGCTGGCGGCACGGGGCCCATCTCTTACACCGAAGCCTTTGGCCGGGAGCTGGTGGCACTGGGACAGCAGGATGCCCGGATTGTGGCTATTACGGCAGCGATGCCTACCGGGACTGGACTGTACCATTTTGCCAGGGAAATTCCCCATCGTTTTTTTGATGTAGGGATTGCAGAACAACATGCCGTTACCCTGGCGGCCGGAATGGCTACCCAGGGATTAAAGCCGGTGGTGGCTATTTATAGTACTTTTTTGCAAAGAGCCTATGACCAGGTGCTACATGATGTCTGTTTACAAAAGCTGCCGGTGGTGCTGGCCATGGACAGGGCTGGCCTGGTGGGGGAAGATGGTCCCACCCATCACGGTGTTTTTGATATTGCCTATCTGCGTTCCATCCCCAATCTGGTTTTGATGGAACCTAAAGATGAAAATGAATTACGCCATATGCTTTATACTGCTATCCAGCATGATGGCCCTATTGCCCTGCGCTATCCCCGGGGGAACGGCATCGGAGTGCCGCTGGAACAGCAGCTACGCCAGCTGCCCCTGGGTAAGGCGGAAGTGCTGCGGGAAGGCAGTCAGGGCTGGATTCTGGCTCTGGGCTCTCTGGTTTATGATGCGCTGGCAGCGGCAGAAGAGCTGGCAGGAGAGGGGCTGGATATCGGGGTTGTTAATATGCGGTTTGTAAAACCCCTGGATGAGGATCTGCTGCATCGATTGGTAGCTACCAATACGCCCTGGTTAACGGTGGAAAACCATGTCCTGGCCGGCGGTTTTGGTTCAGCCATTCTGGAGTTCCTCCATCAAAATGGTTATCAACGACAGGAAGTGACCATGCTGGGTTTGCCCGACCAATTCATTGAACACGGCCGGGTGGAAGAGCTGAAAGCTATCTATTGCCTGAATCAGGACGGCATCAAGGCCAGTTGTCTGGAAATGCTGGCAAAGCGCCAGCAAAAAACCATTCTGGTTGCAGGGAAATAG
- a CDS encoding polyprenyl synthetase family protein codes for MDLQKWQEQLLAKNRLVEDWLEEVLPGPELEPGRLHEAMLYSLFAGGKRLRPALVLGAVEAVGGEVQAALPAAAALEMIHTYSLIHDDLPAMDNDDYRRGKPTNHKVFGEATAILAGDALLTLAFELLAAHLPGAGVSPEIALRVIREIAEAAGTQGMIGGQMADMEAQGQQVNGEQLEKIHRRKTGALFRAAVRVGGLIGGATPEQLAALSHYAEQLGLAFQITDDILDITGDPAKMGKDKNSDLKNCKATYPSLYGLEQARIMAEKAVTAAITALGIFGAKAEFLKETALFLLKREQ; via the coding sequence ATGGATTTGCAAAAGTGGCAGGAGCAATTACTGGCAAAAAACAGACTGGTAGAGGACTGGCTCGAAGAGGTGTTACCCGGACCAGAACTGGAGCCAGGGCGCCTACATGAGGCTATGCTCTATAGTCTTTTTGCCGGGGGCAAACGTTTACGCCCAGCCCTGGTTTTGGGGGCTGTGGAAGCAGTAGGGGGAGAAGTTCAGGCTGCTCTGCCGGCAGCAGCAGCACTGGAAATGATCCACACCTATTCCCTGATTCATGATGATTTGCCGGCTATGGATAATGATGATTACCGCCGGGGTAAACCTACCAATCATAAGGTCTTTGGTGAAGCAACAGCCATTCTGGCAGGAGATGCCCTGTTGACCCTGGCCTTTGAATTGCTAGCCGCGCATTTACCGGGGGCTGGTGTAAGTCCGGAAATCGCATTACGGGTAATCAGGGAAATTGCCGAGGCTGCAGGTACTCAGGGCATGATTGGTGGGCAAATGGCGGATATGGAGGCCCAGGGGCAACAAGTTAATGGGGAACAGCTGGAAAAAATCCATCGCCGCAAAACGGGGGCCCTTTTCCGGGCAGCTGTCAGGGTGGGAGGCCTGATAGGTGGTGCTACCCCTGAACAACTAGCAGCTTTATCCCACTATGCTGAACAACTGGGCCTGGCTTTTCAAATCACCGATGATATCCTGGACATTACCGGAGACCCGGCCAAAATGGGCAAGGATAAAAATTCAGACCTGAAAAACTGCAAGGCCACCTATCCTTCACTATATGGACTGGAACAGGCCCGGATCATGGCGGAAAAGGCTGTAACCGCTGCCATTACGGCTTTAGGGATTTTCGGCGCAAAGGCTGAATTTTTGAAGGAAACAGCTTTATTTTTATTAAAACGAGAGCAATAG
- the xseB gene encoding exodeoxyribonuclease VII small subunit gives MDNQLSYEEAMQKLERIVSQLERGQLPLEDALRAFEEGVKLVRLCQEKLQAAEGKLLLLQAQSNAKIELQEATLE, from the coding sequence ATGGATAATCAACTGAGCTATGAAGAGGCAATGCAAAAGCTCGAACGCATTGTCAGCCAGCTGGAACGAGGGCAGTTGCCCCTGGAAGATGCCTTGCGTGCCTTTGAAGAAGGGGTAAAACTGGTCCGTCTTTGCCAGGAAAAGCTGCAGGCTGCTGAAGGGAAACTGTTATTGTTACAGGCTCAGTCTAATGCTAAAATTGAGTTACAGGAAGCGACACTGGAATAG